A single genomic interval of Bacteroidales bacterium harbors:
- a CDS encoding ABC transporter ATP-binding protein, producing the protein MEIIKIEGMTKRFPVGNGEFTALKNIDLSITEGEFLGLVGPSGSGKTTLLNIIGSLDTPSEGSATVIGQNVATLSHKQSALLRNIHLGFIFQTYNLLPVYTVYENVEFALLLQNMSSSDRKKAVMEALEWVGLTDKIKSKPAMLSGGESQRVAIARAMVKKPKIVLADEPTANLDSKNSHNILQTMLKLNEEFKTTFIFATHDEKVMKYLKRKISLADGKVIADEMMQLEKSFS; encoded by the coding sequence ATGGAAATAATCAAAATTGAAGGAATGACTAAACGCTTCCCCGTTGGAAACGGAGAATTTACGGCTTTAAAAAATATTGATTTATCAATTACCGAAGGCGAATTTCTTGGTTTAGTCGGGCCTAGCGGTTCGGGAAAAACAACTTTACTAAATATTATAGGATCACTCGATACACCTTCTGAAGGAAGTGCCACCGTTATTGGTCAAAATGTAGCAACACTTAGTCATAAACAATCGGCTTTGCTACGAAATATTCATCTTGGTTTTATTTTTCAAACCTATAATTTATTGCCTGTTTACACGGTTTACGAAAATGTGGAATTTGCTTTGTTGTTACAGAATATGAGTAGCTCAGACCGTAAAAAAGCAGTTATGGAAGCTTTAGAATGGGTCGGACTTACAGATAAAATAAAATCAAAACCGGCTATGCTTTCCGGAGGCGAAAGTCAGCGCGTTGCCATTGCTCGTGCTATGGTTAAAAAACCAAAAATCGTTTTAGCCGATGAACCCACTGCTAACCTTGATTCTAAAAACTCTCATAACATCTTACAAACAATGCTCAAGCTAAATGAAGAGTTTAAAACTACATTTATCTTTGCTACACACGATGAAAAAGTGATGAAGTATCTTAAACGTAAAATCTCTTTGGCCGATGGAAAAGTGATAGCCGATGAAATGATGCAGCTTGAAAAAAGCTTTTCATAA